A window from Salvia miltiorrhiza cultivar Shanhuang (shh) chromosome 2, IMPLAD_Smil_shh, whole genome shotgun sequence encodes these proteins:
- the LOC131010865 gene encoding helicase sen1-like isoform X1 — translation MGSKGRLVVDLNEPTTENEDDIDGVVYFQPQEAIPSSSIAKTDLFVASAGPQGILNNHSFAHASSVSGFQPLLRTKPAQGSVASAQNKGSMEIYSSIASSSIKINGQGVNAAPDLPVGAQDSEKEEGEWSDAEGSANASSGASNKHVQERGQVALMENSARPERVVSIALDTDNVKNGSISSVVLDPETTDKKINRSKDGEEDSASGRKARIFRGNEANHALRSVNNLGKRPKPDQRKEVMLGKKRGRQTMFLDLEDVKQVGALKASTPRKQIPAPALLRTVRETHSALPSADSGEKQTQPIIWDTEQGDLLTNGGKDFVESDDYKTESNENSNSGTPGPSAMLNSSIDLYSQVQTPLVSRQSSWKHPPNIKQLNQLSGRKPVVSSYADPKLAVKKLRSRKQSFVNQCQDSSVERLLREVTSEKFWNHPGEQELERVPGRFDSVEEYIRVFEPLLLEECRAQLYNNWEESSEMASSHVRVGIKSIEQRDRGWFDVILMPPHEYKWTFKEGDVAVLSVPMPGAVSAKRNGSSPLEDEEKQKVNGHVAGTVRRYMPIGNRGHTGVTLHFFVGDNYDSSSKNDDDHILRKLHPGDVWYLTLLGSLATTQREYVALHAFRHLNMQMQNAIIQPSPNQFPKYEEQPPAMPDCFTPSFVEHLRRTFNGPQLAAIQWAAMHTAAGTSSGVTKKQEPWPFTLVQGPPGTGKTHTVWGMLNVIHLVQYQRYYAALLKKLAPESYKQVDDSNSDSVASGSIDEVLQSMDQNLFRTLPKLCPKPRMLVCAPSNAATDELLARVLDRGFIDGEMKIYRADVARVGVDSQNRAAQAVSVEGRTEQLLRKSREEVYGWMHSLRLRETQLSQQIACLQRELNIVAATGHAQGSVGVDPDVLMARDQNRDRLLQNLAAIVENRDKVLVEMSRLLILEGRFRASGNFNLEEARADLEASFANEAEIVFTTVSSSGRKLFSRLTHGFDMVVIDEAAQASEVGILPPLSLGAARCVLVGDPQQLPATVISKAAGTLLYSRSLFERFQQAGCPTMLLSVQYRMHPYIRDFPSRHFYQGRLTDSDSVAALPDEAYYKDPLLRPYIFFDIAFGRESHRGGSVSYQNTQEAQFCVRLYEHIQKTIISLGVRRVSVGIITPYKLQLKCLQREFKDILNSDQGRDVYINTVDAFQGQERDVIIMSCVRASSHGVGFVADIRRMNVALTRARRALWVMGNASALVQSDDWAALIDDAKARNCYLDMDSLPKEFIPEPSTYGSFSSKISSARGLRSEPSYRPQESYVNSGFGTPSEVEEKSTLPYISRLGSHRFLRPGT, via the exons ATGGGCTCAAAAGGAAGACTTGTAGTTGATCTTAATGAACCGACCACTGAAAATGAAGATGATATTGACGGTGTTGTCTACTTCCAGCCTCAGGAGGCTATTCCATCCTCTAGTATTGCAAAAACAGACTTATTCGTGGCATCAGCAGGCCCCCAAGGGATATTAAATAATCATTCTTTTGCACATGCTTCTTCTGTTTCTGGTTTCCAGCCTCTCCTCCGTACTAAACCTGCTCAGGGATCTGTTGCATCTGCTCAAAACAAAGGTTCTATGGAAATTTATTCCAGCATTGCCTCATCATCGATAAAGATTAATGGCCAGGGTGTAAATGCTGCTCCAGACCTTCCTGTTGGTGCTCAGGATTCTGAGAAAGAAGAGGGTGAATGGTCTGATGCAGAGGGCTCGGCTAATGCTTCAAGTGGTGCAAGTAATAAACATGTGCAGGAGAGAGGCCAAGTTGCATTGATGGAAAATAGTGCACGTCCAGAGAGGGTGGTGAGTATTGCACTTGATACTGACAATGTTAAGAATGGGAGCATTAGTAGTGTGGTGCTGGATCCTGAAACAACTGATAAGAAAATCAATAGATCTAAAGATGGTGAAGAAGATTCTGCTTCAGGCCGTAAAGCAAGAATATTCAGAGGAAATGAAGCAAATCATGCATTGAGGTCTGTAAATAATCTTGGGAAACGCCCAAAGCCTGACCAGCGGAAGGAAGTAATGTTGGGGAAGAAGCGTGGCAGGCAGACCATGTTTCTCGATCTAGAAGATGTGAAACAAGTTGGTGCTTTGAAGGCTTCAACTCCTAGAAAGCAGATACCTGCACCAGCTCTATTGAGGACAGTAAGAGAAACTCATTCTGCACTACCATCTGCTGATAGTGGGGAAAAGCAAACACAACCTATAATATGGGATACAGAACAGGGTGATCTATTGACCAATGGAGGCAAAGATTTTGTGGAGTCAGATGATTATAAAACCGAGAGTAATGAAAACAGTAATTCTGGGACTCCGGGTCCTTCTGCAATGTTAAATAGCTCAATAGATCTTTATTCACAAGTTCAAACGCCACTTGTTTCTCGTCAAAGTTCTTGGAAGCATCCACCTAATATAAAGCAACTTAATCAGTTATCTGGTAGGAAACCAGTAGTCAGTAGTTATGCTGATCCTAAATTAGCTGTGAAAAAACTTCGTTCCAGGAAGCAAAGTTTTGTTAACCAATGTCAAGATTCATCAGTGGAACGCCTATTGCGTGAGGTGACTAGTGAGAAATTTTGGAATCACCCAG GGGAACAGGAGCTTGAACGTGTTCCAGGTCGCTTTGATTCAGTAGAAGAGTATATTAGGGTGTTTGAGCCTTTGCTCCTTGAAGAATGCAGAGCTCAGCTTTACAATAACTGGGAGGAATCTTCAGAAATGGCTtcaagccacgttagggtgggcATAAAAAGCATCGAACAGCGCGATAGGG GATGGTTTGATGTGATATTAATGCCACCACATGAATACAAATGGACATTTAAGGAAGGGGATGTAGCAGTTCTTTCAGTACCTATGCCTGGAGCAG TCAGTGCTAAGAGGAATGGTTCCTCACCACTTGAAGATGAGGAGAAGCAAAAAGTTAATGGGCATGTTGCAGGTACAGTGAGGAGATACATGCCTATTGGTAACCGAGGACATACAGGAGTCACCCTTCACTTTTTTGTTGGCGATAACTACGATTCCAGCAG CAAAAATGATGATGATCATATTCTGCGGAAGCTCCACCCTGGTGATGTCTGGTATCTGACTCTACTTGGTTCTCTGGCGACCACACAGCGAGAATACGTTGCTCTGCATGCATTCCGTCATCTTAACATGCAG ATGCAAAATGCGATTATTCAACCTAGTCCCAACCAGTTCCCTAAGTATGAAGAGCAGCCACCTGCAATGCCTGATTGCTTTACACCAAGCTTTGTTGAACATCTGCGCAGGACGTTTAATGGACCCCAGCTAGCTGCAATTCAATGGGCTGCAATGCATACAGCTGCTGGTACATCAAGTGGTGTGACAAAGAAGCAAGAGCCGTGGCCTTTTACTTTAGTTCAGGGGCCTCCTGGTACTGGTAAAACACATACTGTGTGGGGGATGCTTAATGTGATCCATCTCGTCCAGTATCAGCGTTACTATGCTGCATTGCTAAAGAAATTGGCACCTGAAAGCTATAAGCAGGTTGATGATAGCAACTCAGATAGTGTGGCCTCTGGTTCCATTGATGAAGTTCTGCAAAGCATGGATCAGAATCTCTTTCGAACTCTTCCAAAACTCTGCCCAAAGCCTAGGATGCTCGTCTGTGCTCCCTCAAATGCCGCAACGGACGAACTTCTTGCACGTGTCCTTGACCGTGGATTTATTGATGGGGAGATGAAAATTTATCGAGCTGACGTTGCTCGAGTTGGTGTAGATTCTCAGAATCGGGCAGCCCAGGCAGTTTCTGTTGAAGGAAGAACTGAACAACTTTTGAGAAAGAGCCGTGAGGAAGTGTATGGCTGGATGCATAGTTTGAGGCTTCGTGAGACTCAGTTATCTCAGCAAATTGCATGTCTCCAAAGAGAACTTAATATTGTTGCTGCCACTGGTCATGCACAAGGATCTGTTGGTGTTGACCCTGACGTTCTTATGGCCAGAGACCAAAATCGAGATAGGTTACTTCAAAACCTCGCAGCAATAGTTGAAAACAGGGACAAAGTACTAGTTGAGATGTCTCGGTTGCTCATTTTAGAAGGCAGGTTTCGAGCTAGTGGCAACTTTAATTTAGAGGAAGCTCGTGCAGATCTGGAGGCAAGCTTTGCTAATGAGGCTGAAATTGTTTTTACTACAGTCTCAAGCAGTGGGCGCAAGTTGTTCTCTCGTCTAACTCATGGCTTTGACATGGTTGTGATTGATGAAGCAGCTCAAGCCAGTGAAGTAGGAATACTGCCACCACTTTCCCTCGGTGCAGCTCGCTGTGTTCTTGTCGGTGACCCTCAGCAGCTCCCTGCTACCGTCATTAGTAAGGCAGCTGGAACCTTGTTATATAGTAGAAGCTTATTTGAGAGGTTCCAGCAAGCAGGTTGCCCAACAATGCTGCTGTCTGTGCAGTATAGAATGCATCCATATATTCGGGATTTTCCTTCAAGGCACTTTTACCAAGGACGCCTTACGGATAGTGACAGTGTTGCTGCTCTTCCAGATGAGGCATATTACAAAGATCCGCTACTGAGGCCTTATATCTTTTTTGATATTGCTTTCGGTCGAGAATCTCATCGAGGGGGTTCTGTGTCCTATCAGAACACACAAGAAGCACAGTTTTGTGTTCGTTTGTATGAGCACATTCAGAAAACTATAATTTCATTAGGTGTCAGGAGGGTGTCGGTTGGTATAATCACTCCATACAAGCTGCAACTAAAATGTCTCCAACGGGAGTTCAAGGATATTTTAAATTCAGACCAAGGAAGAGATGTCTATATTAATACAGTGGATGCTTTCCAAGGGCAAGAGCGTGATGTCATTATAATGTCTTGTGTTCGGGCTTCAAGTCATGGAGTTGGGTTTGTTGCAGACATTCGCCGGATGAACGTTGCTCTTACTCGTGCAAGAAGAGCCCTGTGG GTTATGGGGAACGCAAGTGCGCTGGTGCAGTCTGATGATTGGGCTGCACTAATTGATGATGCCAAAGCTCGAAACTGTTACTTAGACATGGATTCTCTGCCTAAAGAATTTATTCCTGAGCCGTCTACTTATGGTTCGTTTTCGTCCAAGATCTCTAGTGCAAGGGGCTTAAGATCTGAACCAAGTTATAGACCACAGGAGTCATATGTGAATTCTGGATTTGGCACACCTTCGGAAGTGGAGGAGAAGTCAACTTTGCCTTATATTTCTAGACTTGGAAGTCATCGATTCTTGAGGCCAGGAACATAA
- the LOC131010865 gene encoding helicase sen1-like isoform X2 — protein sequence MEIYSSIASSSIKINGQGVNAAPDLPVGAQDSEKEEGEWSDAEGSANASSGASNKHVQERGQVALMENSARPERVVSIALDTDNVKNGSISSVVLDPETTDKKINRSKDGEEDSASGRKARIFRGNEANHALRSVNNLGKRPKPDQRKEVMLGKKRGRQTMFLDLEDVKQVGALKASTPRKQIPAPALLRTVRETHSALPSADSGEKQTQPIIWDTEQGDLLTNGGKDFVESDDYKTESNENSNSGTPGPSAMLNSSIDLYSQVQTPLVSRQSSWKHPPNIKQLNQLSGRKPVVSSYADPKLAVKKLRSRKQSFVNQCQDSSVERLLREVTSEKFWNHPGEQELERVPGRFDSVEEYIRVFEPLLLEECRAQLYNNWEESSEMASSHVRVGIKSIEQRDRGWFDVILMPPHEYKWTFKEGDVAVLSVPMPGAVSAKRNGSSPLEDEEKQKVNGHVAGTVRRYMPIGNRGHTGVTLHFFVGDNYDSSSKNDDDHILRKLHPGDVWYLTLLGSLATTQREYVALHAFRHLNMQMQNAIIQPSPNQFPKYEEQPPAMPDCFTPSFVEHLRRTFNGPQLAAIQWAAMHTAAGTSSGVTKKQEPWPFTLVQGPPGTGKTHTVWGMLNVIHLVQYQRYYAALLKKLAPESYKQVDDSNSDSVASGSIDEVLQSMDQNLFRTLPKLCPKPRMLVCAPSNAATDELLARVLDRGFIDGEMKIYRADVARVGVDSQNRAAQAVSVEGRTEQLLRKSREEVYGWMHSLRLRETQLSQQIACLQRELNIVAATGHAQGSVGVDPDVLMARDQNRDRLLQNLAAIVENRDKVLVEMSRLLILEGRFRASGNFNLEEARADLEASFANEAEIVFTTVSSSGRKLFSRLTHGFDMVVIDEAAQASEVGILPPLSLGAARCVLVGDPQQLPATVISKAAGTLLYSRSLFERFQQAGCPTMLLSVQYRMHPYIRDFPSRHFYQGRLTDSDSVAALPDEAYYKDPLLRPYIFFDIAFGRESHRGGSVSYQNTQEAQFCVRLYEHIQKTIISLGVRRVSVGIITPYKLQLKCLQREFKDILNSDQGRDVYINTVDAFQGQERDVIIMSCVRASSHGVGFVADIRRMNVALTRARRALWVMGNASALVQSDDWAALIDDAKARNCYLDMDSLPKEFIPEPSTYGSFSSKISSARGLRSEPSYRPQESYVNSGFGTPSEVEEKSTLPYISRLGSHRFLRPGT from the exons ATGGAAATTTATTCCAGCATTGCCTCATCATCGATAAAGATTAATGGCCAGGGTGTAAATGCTGCTCCAGACCTTCCTGTTGGTGCTCAGGATTCTGAGAAAGAAGAGGGTGAATGGTCTGATGCAGAGGGCTCGGCTAATGCTTCAAGTGGTGCAAGTAATAAACATGTGCAGGAGAGAGGCCAAGTTGCATTGATGGAAAATAGTGCACGTCCAGAGAGGGTGGTGAGTATTGCACTTGATACTGACAATGTTAAGAATGGGAGCATTAGTAGTGTGGTGCTGGATCCTGAAACAACTGATAAGAAAATCAATAGATCTAAAGATGGTGAAGAAGATTCTGCTTCAGGCCGTAAAGCAAGAATATTCAGAGGAAATGAAGCAAATCATGCATTGAGGTCTGTAAATAATCTTGGGAAACGCCCAAAGCCTGACCAGCGGAAGGAAGTAATGTTGGGGAAGAAGCGTGGCAGGCAGACCATGTTTCTCGATCTAGAAGATGTGAAACAAGTTGGTGCTTTGAAGGCTTCAACTCCTAGAAAGCAGATACCTGCACCAGCTCTATTGAGGACAGTAAGAGAAACTCATTCTGCACTACCATCTGCTGATAGTGGGGAAAAGCAAACACAACCTATAATATGGGATACAGAACAGGGTGATCTATTGACCAATGGAGGCAAAGATTTTGTGGAGTCAGATGATTATAAAACCGAGAGTAATGAAAACAGTAATTCTGGGACTCCGGGTCCTTCTGCAATGTTAAATAGCTCAATAGATCTTTATTCACAAGTTCAAACGCCACTTGTTTCTCGTCAAAGTTCTTGGAAGCATCCACCTAATATAAAGCAACTTAATCAGTTATCTGGTAGGAAACCAGTAGTCAGTAGTTATGCTGATCCTAAATTAGCTGTGAAAAAACTTCGTTCCAGGAAGCAAAGTTTTGTTAACCAATGTCAAGATTCATCAGTGGAACGCCTATTGCGTGAGGTGACTAGTGAGAAATTTTGGAATCACCCAG GGGAACAGGAGCTTGAACGTGTTCCAGGTCGCTTTGATTCAGTAGAAGAGTATATTAGGGTGTTTGAGCCTTTGCTCCTTGAAGAATGCAGAGCTCAGCTTTACAATAACTGGGAGGAATCTTCAGAAATGGCTtcaagccacgttagggtgggcATAAAAAGCATCGAACAGCGCGATAGGG GATGGTTTGATGTGATATTAATGCCACCACATGAATACAAATGGACATTTAAGGAAGGGGATGTAGCAGTTCTTTCAGTACCTATGCCTGGAGCAG TCAGTGCTAAGAGGAATGGTTCCTCACCACTTGAAGATGAGGAGAAGCAAAAAGTTAATGGGCATGTTGCAGGTACAGTGAGGAGATACATGCCTATTGGTAACCGAGGACATACAGGAGTCACCCTTCACTTTTTTGTTGGCGATAACTACGATTCCAGCAG CAAAAATGATGATGATCATATTCTGCGGAAGCTCCACCCTGGTGATGTCTGGTATCTGACTCTACTTGGTTCTCTGGCGACCACACAGCGAGAATACGTTGCTCTGCATGCATTCCGTCATCTTAACATGCAG ATGCAAAATGCGATTATTCAACCTAGTCCCAACCAGTTCCCTAAGTATGAAGAGCAGCCACCTGCAATGCCTGATTGCTTTACACCAAGCTTTGTTGAACATCTGCGCAGGACGTTTAATGGACCCCAGCTAGCTGCAATTCAATGGGCTGCAATGCATACAGCTGCTGGTACATCAAGTGGTGTGACAAAGAAGCAAGAGCCGTGGCCTTTTACTTTAGTTCAGGGGCCTCCTGGTACTGGTAAAACACATACTGTGTGGGGGATGCTTAATGTGATCCATCTCGTCCAGTATCAGCGTTACTATGCTGCATTGCTAAAGAAATTGGCACCTGAAAGCTATAAGCAGGTTGATGATAGCAACTCAGATAGTGTGGCCTCTGGTTCCATTGATGAAGTTCTGCAAAGCATGGATCAGAATCTCTTTCGAACTCTTCCAAAACTCTGCCCAAAGCCTAGGATGCTCGTCTGTGCTCCCTCAAATGCCGCAACGGACGAACTTCTTGCACGTGTCCTTGACCGTGGATTTATTGATGGGGAGATGAAAATTTATCGAGCTGACGTTGCTCGAGTTGGTGTAGATTCTCAGAATCGGGCAGCCCAGGCAGTTTCTGTTGAAGGAAGAACTGAACAACTTTTGAGAAAGAGCCGTGAGGAAGTGTATGGCTGGATGCATAGTTTGAGGCTTCGTGAGACTCAGTTATCTCAGCAAATTGCATGTCTCCAAAGAGAACTTAATATTGTTGCTGCCACTGGTCATGCACAAGGATCTGTTGGTGTTGACCCTGACGTTCTTATGGCCAGAGACCAAAATCGAGATAGGTTACTTCAAAACCTCGCAGCAATAGTTGAAAACAGGGACAAAGTACTAGTTGAGATGTCTCGGTTGCTCATTTTAGAAGGCAGGTTTCGAGCTAGTGGCAACTTTAATTTAGAGGAAGCTCGTGCAGATCTGGAGGCAAGCTTTGCTAATGAGGCTGAAATTGTTTTTACTACAGTCTCAAGCAGTGGGCGCAAGTTGTTCTCTCGTCTAACTCATGGCTTTGACATGGTTGTGATTGATGAAGCAGCTCAAGCCAGTGAAGTAGGAATACTGCCACCACTTTCCCTCGGTGCAGCTCGCTGTGTTCTTGTCGGTGACCCTCAGCAGCTCCCTGCTACCGTCATTAGTAAGGCAGCTGGAACCTTGTTATATAGTAGAAGCTTATTTGAGAGGTTCCAGCAAGCAGGTTGCCCAACAATGCTGCTGTCTGTGCAGTATAGAATGCATCCATATATTCGGGATTTTCCTTCAAGGCACTTTTACCAAGGACGCCTTACGGATAGTGACAGTGTTGCTGCTCTTCCAGATGAGGCATATTACAAAGATCCGCTACTGAGGCCTTATATCTTTTTTGATATTGCTTTCGGTCGAGAATCTCATCGAGGGGGTTCTGTGTCCTATCAGAACACACAAGAAGCACAGTTTTGTGTTCGTTTGTATGAGCACATTCAGAAAACTATAATTTCATTAGGTGTCAGGAGGGTGTCGGTTGGTATAATCACTCCATACAAGCTGCAACTAAAATGTCTCCAACGGGAGTTCAAGGATATTTTAAATTCAGACCAAGGAAGAGATGTCTATATTAATACAGTGGATGCTTTCCAAGGGCAAGAGCGTGATGTCATTATAATGTCTTGTGTTCGGGCTTCAAGTCATGGAGTTGGGTTTGTTGCAGACATTCGCCGGATGAACGTTGCTCTTACTCGTGCAAGAAGAGCCCTGTGG GTTATGGGGAACGCAAGTGCGCTGGTGCAGTCTGATGATTGGGCTGCACTAATTGATGATGCCAAAGCTCGAAACTGTTACTTAGACATGGATTCTCTGCCTAAAGAATTTATTCCTGAGCCGTCTACTTATGGTTCGTTTTCGTCCAAGATCTCTAGTGCAAGGGGCTTAAGATCTGAACCAAGTTATAGACCACAGGAGTCATATGTGAATTCTGGATTTGGCACACCTTCGGAAGTGGAGGAGAAGTCAACTTTGCCTTATATTTCTAGACTTGGAAGTCATCGATTCTTGAGGCCAGGAACATAA